In one window of Acidobacteriota bacterium DNA:
- the pgl gene encoding 6-phosphogluconolactonase → MDAIVCAPPAEVGPLAASHVGPALGEAIARRGRAVLALPGGSAIDAVAGPLASAAVDWSRLWLLWVDERAVGPDDIDSNYRRALPLIADTTIPVEQVLRPPGEERPLRRAAERYAARVDSLIARGPIDVALLGVGADGHVASLFPGHRSLEVTDLTVVAVHDAPKPPRERLTLTLPVLASAGLVVVVAMGEEKASALRSALAARRRARNDPGTSPVDTGGLPVARVLARAPRVVVVVDDALGGAIGG, encoded by the coding sequence ATGGACGCGATCGTTTGCGCGCCGCCCGCGGAGGTCGGCCCGCTCGCCGCCAGCCACGTCGGCCCTGCCCTCGGCGAGGCCATCGCGCGGCGAGGCCGGGCGGTGCTCGCCCTGCCCGGCGGGTCGGCCATCGACGCGGTGGCCGGTCCGCTGGCTTCGGCCGCCGTCGACTGGTCTCGCCTCTGGCTCCTGTGGGTCGATGAGCGGGCGGTGGGCCCCGACGACATCGACTCGAACTACCGTCGCGCGCTGCCCCTCATTGCCGACACGACCATTCCGGTGGAACAGGTCCTGCGCCCGCCGGGCGAGGAGCGTCCGCTGCGTCGGGCGGCGGAACGGTACGCAGCTCGGGTCGATTCCCTGATCGCCCGAGGCCCGATCGACGTCGCTCTGCTCGGCGTCGGCGCCGACGGCCACGTGGCATCGCTCTTCCCCGGCCACCGGTCGCTCGAGGTGACCGACCTGACGGTGGTCGCCGTGCACGATGCCCCGAAGCCCCCGCGAGAACGACTGACGTTGACGCTGCCGGTGCTCGCGTCGGCCGGGCTCGTCGTGGTCGTCGCGATGGGCGAGGAGAAGGCGAGCGCGCTTCGCTCGGCGCTCGCGGCCCGCCGGCGGGCGCGGAACGACCCGGGCACGTCGCCGGTCGACACGGGCGGCCTTCCAGTTGCCCGGGTGCTGGCGCGCGCTCCGCGTGTCGTCGTGGTCGTCGACGACGCCCTCGGCGGGGCGATCGGCGGCTGA